A single window of Geoanaerobacter pelophilus DNA harbors:
- the smc gene encoding chromosome segregation protein SMC has protein sequence MKIRRIEIIGFKSFVDRTVLEFPDGVTAVVGPNGCGKSNVVDAIRWVMGEQSAKNLRGRAMEDIIFAGSENRRSLGMAEVSLVFSTEDGRVPAKYLDYSEIQVTRRLYRDGDSEYFLNKTPCRLLDINELFMDTGVGARAYSIIEQGRIGMILMAKPEERRFLIEEAAGVTKFKSRKQVALKKIESTRQNLLRIGDVVAEIKRQLGSLQRQAKKAERFKMLRDELRSIEVSFAVRSHRELGEVVARLEGERTRASDNLSSLSGQLSGAEASLEQQRLKIVEEERALAAAQEEIFRIKSDAQGCVSRLDFQRKELENGERSKVKSIEELAALSARQTEAIAEAKALEEQYGALLVEEKGEEEQLSSRSAALELLVAEEGALVRRQETGRQELIAILNRLSQLNNRFGEADRRLARLAERIERSTREGGELNSRLGSAAARVAELRITCTAAAEQKRALAKTVEDFVVLSGDLGSRLRSVEESLQAVREELSSARSRLASLNELEAQFAGYGQGVRTIMKAEPFTGRFHGLVADLVETDPEYEAAVEALLGERLQYVVCRDEADALAAVSHLAGQSGGKCSFITPGWGDATADNPPESAIPILGLVRITVEQQALIEPLLANSYLAADLASALALSRRYPRFSFVTRTGELAAQGGIVTGGVTEGGGEGLIHTKREIRELTVKVAELGEQVAALETDRGNLKDELLTAEDSLRKTRQELHQSEVRFVALEKDLLRGEEDVQRIEERIEVKGVEDEQLAEEKLGLEKERADADSGRRELESDKTRLEAESATLQSDLAARRKEIEVLREGVTGIKVLVATLQEKREANRRSVKRVEALLADIAVRMATVHDDQEKGVEDQERLRLEIAEGEAALKLLLEQQAAAEAAHAGLRDRFESQSALLQEKEAALKTLREQLGGERDSASERQLKIAELSMQLRHLESSMQERYRIDLTALPPVDLEAEFDEPAMRARQGELQRQVDEIGEVNLMAIDEYRELDERHTFLSEQKADLEDSLQELQKAIQRINRTTRKRFLETFQLVNEKFREVFPRLFCGGQAELRLTNEEDLLETGIEIIVQPPGKKLQNVSLLSGGEKALTAVALIFSIFLVKPSPFCLLDEVDAPLDDVNIGRFNEMIREMTAFSQFILITHSKTTMAVADTLYGVTMEEPGVSKVVSVRLQ, from the coding sequence ATGAAAATCAGACGCATCGAGATAATCGGCTTCAAGTCGTTCGTAGACCGCACGGTTCTTGAGTTCCCGGACGGGGTTACGGCAGTGGTCGGTCCCAACGGCTGCGGCAAGTCCAACGTGGTGGATGCCATTCGCTGGGTAATGGGGGAACAGTCCGCCAAGAACCTGCGCGGCCGGGCCATGGAGGACATTATCTTTGCCGGGAGCGAAAACCGCCGCTCGCTCGGCATGGCCGAGGTATCGCTGGTGTTCTCCACCGAGGACGGCCGGGTTCCGGCCAAGTACCTCGATTACAGTGAGATTCAGGTAACCAGGCGCCTTTACCGCGACGGCGACAGTGAATATTTCCTCAACAAAACTCCCTGCCGGCTGCTTGATATCAATGAACTGTTCATGGATACCGGCGTCGGCGCCCGGGCTTATTCCATCATCGAACAGGGTCGGATCGGCATGATCCTGATGGCAAAGCCCGAAGAGCGGCGCTTCCTGATCGAGGAGGCTGCCGGGGTCACCAAGTTCAAGTCCCGCAAACAGGTTGCCCTGAAAAAGATCGAAAGTACCCGGCAGAACCTGCTCCGGATCGGCGACGTGGTTGCCGAGATCAAGCGCCAGCTCGGCTCCCTGCAGCGGCAGGCCAAGAAGGCGGAGCGTTTCAAGATGCTGCGCGACGAACTGCGCAGCATTGAAGTGTCTTTTGCCGTCCGCAGTCACCGTGAGCTCGGTGAAGTGGTCGCCCGGCTGGAAGGGGAGCGCACCCGAGCCTCCGACAATCTGTCGTCACTTTCCGGGCAGCTCTCCGGTGCCGAGGCCTCGCTGGAGCAACAGCGGTTAAAGATCGTGGAAGAAGAACGTGCCCTGGCAGCGGCCCAGGAGGAGATCTTCCGGATCAAATCTGATGCCCAGGGGTGTGTCAGTCGCCTTGATTTCCAGCGGAAGGAGCTGGAAAACGGGGAGCGCAGCAAGGTCAAGTCCATCGAGGAGCTGGCTGCGCTGAGCGCCCGCCAGACCGAGGCCATAGCTGAAGCCAAAGCATTGGAAGAGCAGTACGGAGCGCTCTTGGTCGAGGAAAAAGGGGAAGAGGAACAGCTCTCCTCCCGCTCTGCGGCGCTTGAACTGCTTGTGGCGGAAGAAGGTGCCCTTGTCCGGCGGCAGGAAACCGGTCGCCAGGAACTGATCGCCATACTGAATCGACTTTCCCAACTCAACAATCGCTTCGGAGAGGCGGATCGCCGTCTGGCAAGGCTTGCCGAGCGGATAGAACGAAGCACCCGTGAAGGTGGGGAGCTCAACAGCCGCCTTGGCTCAGCTGCCGCTCGGGTGGCCGAGCTGCGCATCACCTGCACTGCTGCGGCAGAGCAGAAAAGGGCTCTGGCCAAGACCGTCGAAGACTTTGTCGTTCTGAGCGGTGACCTGGGGAGCAGGCTCCGGTCAGTGGAAGAGTCGCTGCAAGCGGTACGGGAGGAACTCAGCTCTGCCCGGTCGCGCCTGGCATCGCTCAATGAACTTGAGGCCCAGTTTGCCGGCTACGGTCAGGGTGTTCGGACCATCATGAAGGCAGAGCCATTCACAGGGCGCTTTCACGGCCTGGTTGCCGACCTGGTCGAGACCGATCCCGAGTATGAGGCCGCTGTAGAGGCGCTGCTCGGGGAGCGTCTGCAGTATGTCGTCTGCAGGGACGAAGCTGATGCCCTGGCTGCTGTCAGCCATCTGGCCGGTCAATCCGGCGGCAAATGCAGTTTCATCACCCCTGGTTGGGGTGACGCCACGGCTGATAATCCTCCGGAGTCGGCAATCCCGATTCTCGGCCTGGTACGGATTACTGTCGAGCAGCAAGCGCTGATCGAGCCGCTCCTGGCCAATTCCTATCTCGCTGCTGATCTTGCCTCGGCTCTTGCTCTTAGCCGGCGTTACCCGCGGTTCTCGTTTGTCACCAGGACCGGCGAGCTTGCCGCACAGGGGGGCATTGTCACCGGCGGGGTTACAGAGGGTGGTGGTGAGGGGCTGATCCACACCAAACGGGAGATCAGGGAGCTGACCGTCAAGGTTGCCGAACTTGGGGAACAGGTTGCTGCTCTTGAAACAGACCGGGGCAACCTGAAAGACGAGCTGCTGACTGCCGAGGATTCGCTACGCAAGACCAGGCAGGAGCTGCACCAGTCTGAAGTCAGGTTTGTAGCCCTGGAAAAGGACCTGCTGCGCGGCGAGGAAGATGTGCAGCGGATCGAGGAGCGGATCGAGGTCAAAGGGGTAGAGGACGAACAGTTGGCAGAGGAGAAGCTGGGGCTGGAAAAGGAGCGGGCAGATGCCGACTCCGGCCGCCGTGAGCTGGAGAGCGACAAGACCCGGCTTGAGGCCGAATCAGCGACCCTGCAGAGCGACCTGGCCGCTAGGCGCAAAGAGATCGAGGTGCTGCGCGAAGGGGTGACCGGCATCAAGGTGCTGGTTGCCACCCTGCAGGAAAAGCGCGAGGCGAACCGGCGTTCGGTAAAGCGGGTTGAAGCCCTGCTGGCCGATATCGCCGTGAGGATGGCAACCGTTCATGACGACCAGGAAAAGGGTGTTGAGGATCAGGAGCGTCTCAGACTCGAAATAGCAGAGGGCGAAGCGGCGCTCAAGCTGCTGCTGGAGCAGCAGGCAGCGGCAGAAGCTGCACATGCCGGGCTGCGCGACCGGTTCGAATCCCAATCCGCACTTCTCCAGGAGAAGGAAGCCGCGTTAAAAACCCTTCGCGAACAGCTTGGCGGTGAGCGGGATTCCGCTTCGGAGCGGCAACTCAAGATAGCGGAGCTATCCATGCAGCTCCGGCACCTGGAGTCTTCGATGCAAGAGCGGTATCGGATTGATCTCACCGCACTGCCGCCGGTTGATCTTGAAGCTGAATTCGACGAACCGGCGATGCGCGCCCGCCAAGGGGAGCTGCAGCGCCAGGTGGATGAGATCGGCGAGGTAAACCTGATGGCGATCGACGAGTACCGCGAGCTTGACGAGCGGCACACCTTTCTCTCCGAACAGAAGGCGGATCTGGAAGATTCGCTGCAGGAGTTACAGAAGGCGATCCAGCGCATCAATCGGACCACCCGTAAACGGTTTCTGGAGACCTTCCAGTTGGTGAATGAAAAATTCCGCGAGGTATTTCCACGGCTGTTCTGCGGTGGTCAGGCCGAGCTGCGGCTGACCAACGAGGAGGACCTGCTTGAGACCGGTATTGAGATCATTGTCCAGCCGCCGGGCAAAAAACTGCAGAATGTCTCGCTCCTTTCCGGCGGAGAAAAGGCGCTCACCGCAGTGGCGCTGATCTTCTCCATCTTTCTGGTCAAGCCGTCGCCATTTTGCCTGCTCGATGAGGTGGACGCACCGCTTGACGATGTCAACATCGGCCGCTTCAACGAAATGATCCGGGAAATGACCGCCTTCTCCCAGTTCATCCTCATCACCCATTCCAAGACCACCATGGCTGTTGCCGACACCCTCTACGGCGTTACCATGGAAGAACCCGGTGTTTCCAAGGTCGTTTCGGTCAGGTTGCAGTAA
- a CDS encoding response regulator codes for MQSRKKIGEILVEKGILTPKTVDRMLIVAKRHNKRLGTLLEEMEIATAEEVAEVLAVQHGAKVVNNLMKYSFPKDLLKIISPENALQYIIFPLKLEQNRLFLAMADPTDMKIVTNMAINSDLTIVPFVATRRDILAAICKHYYGREMEEPKDRTILVVDDDDSVVKMLSMLLNKHGFNTISASDGMEGFKEAISKNPHVIITDKVLPKIDGYALLASLKKLPETRSIPVLLISGQKSEQEEAIAFDKGFFDYIPKPFGEITIIARVKRALLFYDRKYELMV; via the coding sequence ATGCAATCGCGTAAAAAGATTGGCGAAATCCTTGTCGAGAAAGGGATCTTAACCCCTAAAACCGTTGATCGGATGTTGATCGTTGCCAAGCGGCACAATAAGAGGTTAGGGACGCTGCTGGAGGAGATGGAGATTGCCACTGCTGAAGAGGTGGCGGAAGTGCTGGCTGTGCAGCACGGGGCCAAGGTTGTCAACAACCTGATGAAATATTCGTTTCCTAAAGATCTCCTGAAGATTATTTCCCCTGAGAATGCCCTGCAATATATCATTTTCCCGCTCAAACTCGAACAAAATCGTCTTTTTTTGGCAATGGCCGACCCGACTGACATGAAGATTGTCACCAATATGGCAATCAATTCGGATCTCACCATCGTTCCTTTTGTGGCAACCCGGCGCGATATTCTGGCAGCGATCTGCAAGCACTATTACGGCCGCGAGATGGAAGAGCCGAAGGATCGGACGATCCTGGTTGTAGATGACGATGACTCGGTTGTCAAAATGCTGTCTATGCTGCTCAACAAGCACGGGTTTAATACTATTTCCGCCTCAGACGGCATGGAAGGTTTTAAGGAGGCAATTTCCAAGAATCCGCATGTAATCATTACCGATAAGGTGCTGCCCAAGATCGATGGTTACGCCTTGCTCGCCTCTCTAAAAAAACTGCCGGAGACCAGATCGATCCCGGTCCTTCTCATTTCTGGGCAGAAATCGGAGCAGGAAGAAGCCATCGCCTTCGATAAGGGGTTCTTCGATTATATTCCCAAGCCATTCGGCGAAATAACGATAATAGCGAGGGTTAAGAGGGCGCTGCTCTTTTACGATCGCAAGTACGAGCTCATGGTATAA
- a CDS encoding cell division protein ZapA gives MGQVLSHRVTIMGREFVVKSPASPERVAEIEQFLNARLDGVAKGVAVGDTQAVVSLALLNLAGEYMSLKDDWGRREQDNAERLAGLIRRMDSTQL, from the coding sequence ATGGGCCAGGTTCTTTCGCATCGTGTGACCATAATGGGGCGGGAGTTTGTCGTCAAAAGCCCGGCATCGCCGGAGCGGGTCGCCGAGATAGAGCAGTTTTTGAATGCCCGGCTGGATGGGGTTGCCAAGGGAGTCGCAGTTGGCGATACCCAGGCTGTTGTAAGCCTGGCCCTCCTTAACCTGGCCGGTGAGTATATGTCACTGAAGGATGACTGGGGCCGTAGGGAGCAGGATAATGCCGAGCGTCTCGCCGGCCTGATACGCAGGATGGATAGTACCCAGCTGTAG
- a CDS encoding cell division protein ZapB, with amino-acid sequence MDNELITALEGRIEALLASYASLKNDNLRLSEENAKLRSDRDAVRSRVDGLLKKLENL; translated from the coding sequence GTGGATAATGAGCTGATCACGGCACTAGAAGGGCGAATAGAGGCATTGCTGGCAAGCTATGCCTCGCTGAAAAATGATAATCTTCGCCTTTCTGAAGAGAATGCCAAGCTGAGGTCTGATCGCGATGCGGTCAGGTCTCGTGTTGACGGGCTCCTTAAAAAGCTTGAGAATCTCTGA
- a CDS encoding roadblock/LC7 domain-containing protein codes for MPFKRILTELVDAVPGATGAILVDWEGEAVEQFCHFDEFEMKVIGAHKGIILTRLRELHDGLQLGELEDFMITAGNQKHLVAPVGPEYFLVMTMERSALSGLAQRMARLAVDQLKKEIC; via the coding sequence GTGCCTTTCAAGAGGATACTGACAGAGCTGGTCGATGCCGTTCCCGGCGCCACCGGCGCCATCCTGGTTGATTGGGAAGGTGAGGCGGTGGAGCAGTTCTGCCATTTCGACGAGTTCGAGATGAAGGTGATCGGTGCCCATAAAGGGATTATCCTGACTCGCCTGCGCGAACTCCATGACGGTCTGCAACTTGGCGAATTGGAAGATTTTATGATCACTGCCGGCAATCAAAAGCACCTGGTGGCACCGGTGGGCCCGGAATACTTCCTGGTTATGACCATGGAGCGTTCAGCGCTGTCCGGGCTGGCGCAACGCATGGCAAGGTTGGCGGTGGATCAGCTTAAGAAGGAGATCTGTTGA
- a CDS encoding 5-formyltetrahydrofolate cyclo-ligase, with the protein MPKHHLRRAMLEQRRRLSDPERALLGLHAQKMCLELPAFVAAGVIALYAPVHNEVETSLLLTTALAAGKRVLFPVVAEKGLEFRRVSTPAALCPGKFGIKEPTAECDLYQPNDIEFFLVPGVAFDLSCRRVGYGKGYYDKALHELEGQGRMAGFCYDFQVVEAIPAAPHDVQMDMVITDRRVISFPGQFT; encoded by the coding sequence ATGCCCAAGCATCACCTACGGCGCGCCATGCTCGAACAGCGCAGGCGTCTTTCTGACCCGGAGCGGGCTTTGCTGGGGCTTCATGCCCAGAAAATGTGTTTGGAACTCCCTGCATTTGTTGCTGCCGGAGTTATTGCGCTGTATGCGCCGGTTCACAATGAGGTGGAAACATCCCTGCTCCTGACAACAGCCCTTGCCGCAGGCAAGCGGGTGCTTTTCCCTGTTGTAGCGGAAAAAGGGTTGGAATTTCGCAGGGTCTCAACTCCTGCTGCCCTTTGCCCGGGGAAATTCGGGATTAAGGAACCGACAGCAGAGTGCGATCTTTATCAACCTAATGATATTGAGTTTTTCCTGGTTCCCGGGGTTGCCTTTGATCTGTCCTGTCGCAGGGTTGGCTACGGTAAGGGCTATTACGACAAGGCGCTTCACGAACTCGAGGGGCAAGGGCGGATGGCAGGTTTCTGCTACGACTTTCAGGTTGTGGAAGCAATACCTGCTGCTCCCCACGACGTGCAGATGGATATGGTCATAACCGACCGGAGAGTCATCAGCTTTCCCGGTCAATTCACATAG
- a CDS encoding methyl-accepting chemotaxis protein, giving the protein MFSNVRIATRLMILIAVFSLALVAVGAAGLSSLKRANHDLKVSDEGQAHIAMLSDMDKQFLQIRLNLVYMLALTDPGKLKEKADDMARRAENIRGIIARLSRSGLEPKEQELLKQFTEGFEAYYVNGLKLAEMAQSAALSGKAEERAAATGYATNSVAPLYIKPGETVATIVAFNLKEAEDAYKESLAEYHNTFAFMLILMLAAIVCGVILGIVISRSCTRPLSRMLEMLRDIADGEGDLTKRLEVSGKNELTDVAVAFNSFVDKLHRIIYKVAHNSTQVASAAVQLSATSQQMANGSEEMACQTVTVATAGEQMAATSGDIARNCLMAAKGSQQANTVAMNGAEVVEQSIEIMSHIAERVMRTAKTIENLGSRSDQIGEIVGTIQDIADQTNLLALNAAIEAARAGEQGRGFAVVADEVRALAERTTKATREIGDMIRAIQKETKDAVGEMEEGVHQVERGTTEAARSSEALQEILGQINSVTTQVNQIATAAEEQTATTKDINSNIQHITVGVGETAKGAQESAQAAEQLSRLSEELNTLVSQFKLAA; this is encoded by the coding sequence TTCAAATGTTCGTATTGCTACTCGTCTAATGATTCTTATTGCGGTTTTCTCCTTGGCACTGGTTGCGGTTGGCGCAGCCGGCTTGTCCAGTCTGAAACGAGCGAATCATGATCTAAAGGTTTCCGATGAAGGGCAGGCGCATATTGCGATGCTGTCTGATATGGACAAGCAGTTTCTCCAGATTCGCCTTAATCTTGTGTACATGCTGGCACTTACTGACCCAGGGAAATTGAAGGAAAAAGCCGATGATATGGCAAGACGGGCCGAAAATATCAGGGGGATAATAGCAAGACTTTCCCGGTCCGGTCTGGAACCCAAGGAGCAAGAGTTACTCAAACAATTCACTGAGGGGTTCGAGGCCTATTATGTAAACGGTCTCAAGCTTGCTGAAATGGCCCAGAGTGCGGCACTGAGCGGCAAAGCAGAAGAAAGGGCCGCTGCAACCGGTTATGCGACCAATTCTGTTGCCCCGCTTTACATAAAGCCGGGAGAAACAGTAGCGACAATAGTTGCCTTTAACCTGAAAGAGGCCGAAGACGCTTATAAAGAGAGCCTTGCCGAATACCACAACACATTTGCCTTTATGCTCATCTTGATGCTGGCGGCAATTGTCTGCGGGGTAATCTTGGGAATAGTTATTTCGCGCTCCTGCACCAGACCGTTATCTCGGATGCTGGAGATGCTCCGCGACATAGCTGATGGTGAAGGGGACCTTACCAAACGGTTAGAAGTATCAGGTAAGAATGAGCTGACCGATGTGGCTGTGGCCTTCAATTCCTTTGTCGACAAGCTTCACAGGATAATCTACAAGGTTGCGCATAACTCGACTCAGGTGGCTTCCGCAGCAGTGCAGCTCTCGGCAACTTCTCAACAGATGGCAAACGGCTCGGAAGAGATGGCATGCCAGACAGTCACTGTTGCCACTGCCGGAGAACAGATGGCGGCCACTTCAGGGGACATTGCCCGCAACTGCCTGATGGCTGCCAAAGGATCGCAGCAGGCAAATACCGTGGCAATGAACGGTGCCGAGGTGGTTGAACAGTCTATAGAGATCATGTCCCATATTGCCGAACGGGTTATGCGCACCGCCAAGACAATTGAAAATCTCGGTAGCCGTTCGGACCAGATCGGGGAGATTGTCGGGACAATCCAGGATATTGCTGATCAGACCAACCTGCTGGCACTTAATGCCGCAATCGAGGCAGCCCGCGCAGGAGAACAGGGGCGCGGTTTTGCTGTTGTTGCCGATGAAGTCCGAGCTCTTGCCGAGCGGACTACCAAGGCAACTCGCGAAATCGGCGATATGATCCGCGCCATCCAGAAAGAGACCAAGGACGCGGTTGGCGAGATGGAAGAGGGCGTGCATCAGGTGGAGCGAGGGACCACCGAGGCAGCCAGGTCCAGCGAGGCGCTGCAGGAGATCCTCGGTCAGATCAATAGCGTGACGACGCAGGTAAATCAGATAGCCACTGCTGCCGAGGAACAGACCGCAACCACCAAAGATATCAACAGTAACATTCAGCATATTACCGTGGGGGTGGGCGAGACGGCAAAAGGGGCGCAGGAGTCAGCCCAGGCAGCAGAGCAACTGTCAAGATTGTCGGAAGAGTTGAACACGTTGGTGTCGCAGTTCAAGCTTGCTGCCTGA
- a CDS encoding sensor histidine kinase, with translation MVLYILVFFALMSPGIVYLSLNHYRGAVEQSVEEQQFMLVSRIAEELDQKMIFSQDALISAARRVTAKIVSDPARSEDFLDNNLALLSIFDNGVFLFGPDGRMIAETTQRPSRTGMDFSYREYMIRTVATRKSVISPPFVSSMSHHHPAIMFTVPIFGDNGRLIAVFAGSIDLMKPNFLGSLAQAKIGKDGYFHLTTKDRIVIMHPVKNSIMTAFPPGREWLYDKAVQGFEGSGESIDTSGMHMISAFRKLKTVDWILAANYPEREALAPIRRANYLAWSLVLLGGVMIGGVLWLIMKQLIAPLISFTDQIRTIHSEDHHDRQVEVSTNDEIRELATVFNSLMSGLDEKERRLREINELLEIRVAERTAQLEATNRMLQVEIRNRAEAQEEIICLNEDLNRRALSLETINKELESFSYSVSHDLRAPVRHIKSFINILMEDHADKLDTEAELLLRRISDAGGKLEILINEILNLSKVSRAEINHLPVNLSALATDIAELLKETEPVRNVSFEIEDDVVVTGDPALMHMVMQNLMENAWKYSAKNDKSVIRIGTAVRDNEKTCFVKDNGIGFDMAYAEKMFGVFQRLHDASEFEGTGIGLATVQRIIHRHGGRVWAEAAEGKGATFFFTVGE, from the coding sequence ATGGTGCTGTATATCCTGGTGTTCTTTGCGCTGATGTCGCCGGGAATTGTCTACCTGTCACTCAATCACTACCGAGGGGCTGTCGAGCAGAGCGTTGAAGAGCAACAGTTCATGCTGGTGAGTCGAATTGCCGAAGAACTGGACCAGAAGATGATCTTCTCGCAGGATGCCCTGATCAGCGCGGCCCGGCGGGTAACGGCCAAGATCGTATCGGATCCTGCCAGGAGTGAAGATTTCCTGGACAACAACCTTGCCCTGCTCTCCATTTTTGACAACGGGGTCTTTCTGTTCGGCCCGGACGGCAGGATGATCGCCGAGACAACCCAGAGACCGAGCCGGACCGGCATGGACTTTTCATACCGGGAATACATGATTCGGACTGTGGCTACCAGAAAAAGTGTCATTTCACCCCCATTTGTCTCTTCAATGTCCCACCATCACCCGGCAATCATGTTTACTGTGCCGATTTTCGGCGATAACGGCCGGCTAATTGCGGTCTTTGCCGGCAGCATTGATCTGATGAAACCAAATTTTCTCGGATCCCTGGCCCAGGCCAAAATCGGCAAAGATGGCTATTTTCATCTTACTACCAAAGACCGGATCGTGATCATGCACCCGGTCAAAAACAGCATCATGACGGCCTTCCCCCCTGGTCGCGAATGGCTCTATGACAAGGCCGTGCAGGGTTTCGAAGGTAGCGGCGAGTCGATAGACACCTCGGGCATGCACATGATAAGCGCCTTCAGGAAGCTCAAGACCGTCGATTGGATTCTGGCGGCCAATTATCCGGAACGCGAGGCGCTGGCTCCGATTCGCCGGGCAAATTACCTTGCCTGGTCACTGGTGCTGCTCGGCGGGGTCATGATCGGTGGCGTGCTGTGGCTGATAATGAAGCAGCTCATCGCGCCGCTGATCTCCTTTACCGATCAGATTCGAACGATTCATAGCGAAGATCACCACGACCGGCAGGTTGAAGTTTCGACCAACGACGAGATTCGGGAGTTAGCTACAGTGTTCAACAGCCTGATGTCAGGTCTGGACGAGAAAGAGCGCCGGCTCCGGGAGATCAACGAACTACTGGAAATACGGGTCGCCGAACGGACTGCGCAACTGGAAGCAACCAACAGGATGCTTCAGGTGGAAATCAGGAACCGGGCCGAAGCCCAGGAAGAGATTATCTGTCTCAACGAAGATCTGAATCGCCGGGCGCTCTCGCTGGAAACCATCAATAAGGAGCTTGAGAGCTTCAGCTATTCAGTCTCCCATGATCTGCGAGCCCCGGTTCGCCACATTAAGAGCTTTATCAATATCTTGATGGAGGATCATGCCGACAAGCTCGACACTGAGGCAGAACTCCTTCTCCGGAGAATCTCGGATGCCGGGGGGAAACTGGAGATCCTGATCAATGAGATCCTCAACCTGTCCAAGGTGTCGCGGGCCGAAATCAACCATCTCCCGGTCAACTTGTCTGCCCTGGCAACGGATATTGCCGAACTGCTCAAAGAGACCGAACCGGTACGGAATGTCAGTTTCGAAATTGAAGATGATGTGGTGGTGACCGGTGACCCAGCGCTGATGCATATGGTGATGCAGAACCTGATGGAAAATGCCTGGAAATACAGTGCAAAAAACGATAAGTCAGTAATCCGAATTGGCACCGCGGTACGTGACAATGAAAAGACCTGTTTTGTCAAAGACAATGGCATCGGCTTCGACATGGCATACGCGGAAAAGATGTTTGGCGTATTCCAGCGGTTGCATGATGCCAGTGAGTTTGAAGGAACCGGCATCGGCCTGGCAACGGTGCAACGGATCATCCATCGTCACGGCGGCAGGGTGTGGGCCGAAGCCGCCGAAGGCAAAGGGGCCACCTTCTTTTTTACCGTCGGCGAGTAA
- the ftsY gene encoding signal recognition particle-docking protein FtsY, which yields MAEENQGFFKGLWGKLTGAEAAPDVAVEEPHKSMPQAEGEPVQAHELPVSQVAAEPQAKPSLFQRLKQGLARTHEGLVARIDTLLLGKKQIDADTLEELEEILITADIGVQTTVELIRTLEAKLGRNELQDGAALKKALQEEIGARLQRYSAPLDVTVAKPFVIMVIGVNGVGKTTTIGKLANRYVAEGKKVLLAAGDTFRAAAAEQLEEWGKRAGVDVIRHQAGADPSAVVFDGCKAAVARGCEVLIVDTAGRLHTKVNLMEEMKKIRRVMGREISGAPHETLLVLDAATGQNAMSQARLFKEAAEVSGVVLTKLDGTAKGGIVVAVSNEFQLPVRFIGIGEQAEDLRPFEPSQFVAALFD from the coding sequence ATGGCCGAAGAAAATCAGGGGTTTTTCAAGGGATTGTGGGGCAAACTGACTGGTGCTGAAGCTGCGCCGGACGTTGCCGTTGAAGAACCCCATAAAAGTATGCCTCAAGCCGAAGGGGAGCCTGTCCAGGCGCACGAGCTGCCTGTTTCTCAAGTGGCTGCGGAGCCGCAGGCAAAGCCGAGCCTTTTTCAGCGGCTGAAACAGGGGCTGGCCCGGACCCATGAGGGGCTGGTGGCACGGATCGATACCCTGCTGCTCGGCAAGAAGCAGATCGACGCCGACACCCTGGAAGAGCTTGAGGAGATTCTGATCACCGCCGATATCGGCGTCCAGACAACTGTGGAGCTGATCCGCACCTTGGAGGCCAAGCTTGGTCGGAACGAGCTGCAGGATGGCGCCGCCTTGAAAAAGGCTCTGCAGGAGGAGATCGGGGCCAGGTTACAGCGGTACTCCGCTCCTCTTGATGTGACAGTGGCCAAGCCTTTCGTGATCATGGTGATCGGGGTCAATGGTGTTGGCAAGACCACTACCATCGGCAAACTGGCCAACAGGTATGTTGCCGAGGGGAAGAAGGTGCTGTTGGCAGCAGGGGACACTTTCCGGGCTGCGGCTGCCGAGCAGCTTGAGGAGTGGGGAAAGCGGGCAGGGGTTGATGTTATTCGCCATCAGGCCGGTGCCGATCCGTCGGCGGTGGTATTTGACGGCTGTAAGGCAGCAGTTGCCCGCGGTTGCGAGGTTCTTATCGTTGATACTGCCGGCCGGCTCCATACCAAGGTCAACCTGATGGAAGAGATGAAGAAGATCAGGCGGGTCATGGGGCGCGAAATAAGCGGTGCGCCCCATGAAACGCTGTTGGTGCTTGATGCTGCGACCGGGCAAAATGCCATGTCGCAGGCGCGGCTCTTCAAGGAGGCCGCAGAAGTGTCCGGCGTTGTCCTGACAAAGCTGGACGGGACTGCCAAAGGCGGGATCGTTGTGGCGGTCAGCAACGAGTTTCAGCTGCCGGTGCGATTTATCGGCATTGGCGAGCAAGCGGAGGACCTTCGTCCGTTTGAGCCGTCGCAGTTTGTGGCAGCACTCTTTGATTAA